Within the SAR202 cluster bacterium genome, the region AGCCCGCAGGACGTGTGGCTTATGCGGCGCAAGGGGCGCGAGGTCGCATGGACTAAGCTGACGGACCTGCACCCGCAGGCGGCGCAGTTCGCCCTGCCGACAGTCCAGGCGCTCAAGTGGAAGGCGCCGGATGGGCTGGAGATTCAGGGAATCGTCATATTCCCGCCGGGTGACAGGAAGGGCCCATTGCCGACCGTCGTCATTCCGCACGGCGGCCCCACGGGCATGACGGCGTGCCGCTTCCCAAACTCCACGCGCTTCTTCGGGATGCTTGCCGCGGCGGGCATGGCGGTCTTCATGCCCAATCCTCGCGGCAGCACTGGCTGGGGTCTGGAGTTCGCGGAGGCGAACATCGGCGACATGGGCGGGAAGGACTGGGAAGACATCGTTGCCGGCATCGACTACTGCGTTGCGAAGGGTATCGCACACCCGGACAGGCTGGGAGTCGGCGGCGGCAGCTACGGCGGGTTCATGACAGGGTGGGCGATCACGCAGACGGACCGCTTCAAGGCGGCGGTGGGCATCGCGGGCGTGTACGACTGGCGGAGCCAGCACGGAAAGTCTTTCTTGAGCGACTGGGACTCCATTCACTACGGCGGAGCGGACCCCTGGGACCCGGACGGCGTGTACAGGAAGTTCTCGCCGATCACGTTCATCAAGCGCGCCAGGACGCCGACGCTGCTGCTGCACGGGGAGATGGACGGAGACGTGCCCGTCGAGCAGTCGTACGAGTTCTACCGCGCTCTGAAGGACCACGACGTACAGACGTCCCTTGTCGTCTACCCCCGCGAGCACCACGGCTTCTCCGAGCGCGCCCACCTGATAGACATGTACCGGCGGACGGTGGTCTGGTTCCGCGAGAGACTGGTGGTCGGTAGGTAGCTACACCACGGTAAGGCACCCCGGCGACGGCACGGATACCACCTGGCCGGAGGGCTCCAGCTTGCCGGTGGCCACGTCTATCCGGAAGACGGTGACGCTGTCGCTCGCCAGGTTGGCGGAGAGCAGGAAGCGGCCCGTGGGGTCGATGCCGAAGGCGCGCGGGGTCTTGCCGCCGCTGGTCATATAGCTGGGCGACGATAGGCGGCCGCTCTTCTGGTCTATGGCGTACGCAACGATGCTGTCGTGGCCGCGGTTGGAGCCGTAGACGAAGCGGCCGGACGGGCCGATGTGGATATCCGCGCAGTAGTTCGGCGCGGTGAAGGCGGCTGGGACGGTCGGCACAGACTGCAGCTCAGTCAGCACGCCAACGGCGTTGTCGAACTCGTATGCGACCATCGTCGAGTTTAGCTCGTGGATGACGTACATGTAGCGGCCGCCGGGATGAAACGCGATGTGTCGCGGGCCTGAGCCGGCCTTCGACCGCGCCCAAGGCGTCGGGGCCGCCGGGATGCGGCCCCGGTCCTCGGCCAGCTCATAGACCATCAGCTTGTCGATTCCCAGGTCTGCGGCAATCGCCCACTTGCCCGAAGGGTCAATGGCGATGGCGTGGGCATAGGCCTTCGTCTGCCGCTTCGGGTCGATGCTCGAACCCTCATGCTGGTGGAAGTCTGACGGCGCCCCGAGCGACCGGTCGAACACGATTGGCAGCGCCGTGACGCTCCCGCCGTCGTAGTTCGCGACGAGGGCCACCTGGCCGGTAACATCCACGCTGACGTAGCACGGGCTCTGGCCCCTGGAAGGCTGAGTGTTAAGGAGCGTCATCGCGCCGCTGGTGCGGTTGAAGCTGAGGGCGCTTACGGCGCCGTCCGGCCTGCCTTCCACCTTCACCTCCCGGCCGCTGACCGCCCCGTGCACGGCGTAGATGGCGTCGCGCTGCGGGTGGACGGCTATGTACAGGGGTTGCGGGGTTTCCACGTTGTGGCCGATCTGCTCCAGCCTGCCGCTCTGGACGTCAAACCTGTACGCGTAGATGCCGTCGCTAGCCTTGTAAGAGCCCACATATACAAGGGTCTCGCCCGACTTCTGGGTCATCGTCTGCCTCTTGGAAAGATTGGTCCCCACGCCGCGCGGAGCATCTTCGTTTCTGCCGGTGGACGTGGTAGCCTACATATTAGTTGCACTTCCGCCCAATAGGAAGGTGAAATGTCCCATTCCGAGCTCGATATTGACCGGTTGAAAAGTTCCCTTGCCGGCGGCCTCATTGGCCGCCGCATCGTGTACGAGCACACGCTGGGCTCCACAATGGACGAAGCGCGGCGGCTTGCCGAAGGCGTCGCCGAGGAGGGGACGGTTGTAATAGCCGAGGAGCAGACGAAGGGCAGGGGGCGGTTCGACCGCACATGGCACTCGCCGGTGGGGGAAAACCTGATATTCTCGGTAGTGCTGCGCCCTACGCAGTGGCAACTCAATTACGTTAATATGGCCGCCACTCTCGCAGTAGCCCAGACTTCAACCGACGCGACGGGCACACCCGCCTCCATCAAGTGGCCGAACGACGTGCGCATTGGCGGTCGTAAGGTCTGCGGAATCCTCATAGAGACTTCCATCGTCAACGCTGACATAAAATATGCCGTTGTGGGAATCGGGTTCAATGTCAATTTCGACATATCGAGTATCCCCGAAATAGCAAATACCGCCACCAGCCTCTACCGGGAGACCGGCAGGCGATGGGACAGGACGGACGTGCTCGGCCGCCTCCTGGGCTATATGGACGGCTATTACGCCTTCGTCCGCTCAGGCAAGTCGATAACGAGCGACTGGTCGAGTCGCATGGATACTCTGGGCCAGGACATCAGGGTGAAGTGGGGGGAGCAGGTAATGGAGGGCAAGGCGGTGGAGGTGGACGATACCGGGAACCTGGTGCTGGAGCGCCATGATGGCTCCAGGTTCACAGTCTACGCCGGAGAGGTCACGCTCAGGACGTGACGCAAGGTGGATAATCTAACTATATGATGAGCGTCTCGTGCTCCTGGTGTGGATACGGCAACCGGCCTGCCTCCCGCTATTGCGGCGATTGCGGCCGCTCCCTCACGTTTACGGCGGTGTGCGCGGCGTGCGCCGCGGCTAACCCGCCCGGCGCGCGGTTCTGCGACGCGTGCGGCGCCGGCATGGCGGGCGCCCAGGCCGGGGCCGCGCTGACGGGTCCCGCGCCTCAGACGGCTGTGGCCTTGACCGGCGGCGCGCCGCAGCTTGTGGGTACGGCGCCCGTGCCCGCGCTTGCGGGGCACGGTGTGACCAACGGGCAGCACGTTGTCCACGCCGCCCCGTCGCAGTCATCGGGCTTACCCGCGGCCGCCCTGCCGGCCCCGCCCGCAGGCGGCGTCGCCAGGCTTTCCAACGCGGTTACGCGGCGGCTGGCGGGGACAGGGCTGCTCACCGCGGCCTCCGCCGCGCTCGCGACGGTTGTCATCCTGTCGCTCCTGCTCAGGCTCGCTTCCCTCGGCGGCACGCCCTCGAACGTCACGGCGGACGAGGCCGATAATCTACAGACGGTCTACCACATCCAGGCCGGCACGGGTCCCGGCTTCTTCGGGCTCGACTGGAAGCCTTCGCCGGCAATGAGCATGTACCTGGTTACCGGCTTTCTCAATCTCTTCGGCAATAGCATCTTTGCCATGCGACTGCCGAGCGCCGTGCTGAGCGTTGTGGCGATTCTTGTCTTCTACCACGTCGTCAGGCCCACGGTCTCTCGCCCTGCGGCCATTGCCGCCACAGTGCTACTGAGCACTAGCCTGTGGTACCTGCACTTCTCCCGGAGCGGGTGGGAGAACATCCACATTGGGCTCTATGGTCTCCTGGCGCTGTTGTGCCTGACGATGGCCCTGCGAGGTCGGAGCCTGCTGCTGTTCGCCGCTTCCGGCTTTTTCGCGGCCGCTGGGCTGTATGGGTACATAAGCGGCAGCGTTATCATCCTCGGCCTGATCGCCACCCTTCCGGTGGGCCTGTTTCTTTACAGAAAGCGTCTGGGCAGGGTGGCAGCCGGCTATGCCCTCCTCCTCGCCGTGTGTTCGGTGCTGTACTACCCACAGATGCAGGAATCATTCGACGAATGGGAGCACTTCACGAACCGCCAGCGCGCCGTCTCCATCATGGGGCAGCAGGATGGTTACATGGGGGACGTCGGCCTTCCCTCCATCGTTGCCTCTCAGGTGGTGCGCAACGTCAAGGGCTTCATCCTGATGGACAGCGGAGTCCACGGCGTGGGACTGAACGCGAGGTACATCGCCCCGGGGCGCGGGGCGCTGGACCTCGGCACAGCCATTATCTTCTGGGTGGGGATGATCGTCTCGTTCCGGAGGCTCCGCGAGACGGCAATATGGTGGATTATGTTCCTCTTCATGGTGTTACCGATCCAGGTGCTCTCCACCGGCACGCCTGACCTTGCGCGCGGCGTGGGATCCGCGCCCTTCTTCTTCCTGTTCGTCGCGCTCGGCCTAGACTGGGTCTTCAAGCTGATGCAAGCAAAGGCCATCCAGGACTTCCGGCCCCTCATGCAGGCCGGGGTGGCAATCAGTCTTGCGCTCATCGTTCTGTGCAACGTAACCGGCTACTTTGGGTGGGTGAACAGCGAGGCCTCGCGCGGCGCACGCCAGCCGGCCGTCGAGAATGCTGAGTTTGCCATCTGGCAGTCGCTGCAGATGCAGGACGCCGAGGCGGGCCGGTTTGGTTTCAACGTGAACCAGTGGCATGAGATGCGACAGCAGTACATTCGATAGCACCGGAGCCTGGCCCTGCCCATTTCATGTCCCTCCTGCAGCTACGATAACCGGTTATCCGCCACGTTTTGTGGCGGGTGCGGCTCCGCATTGCCCGCAATGGCGCAGTGCCTGACGTGCGGGTCAGCAAACCCGGTGCGACAGCGCCACTGCAACGCGTGCGGGGCGCTCCAGCCTGGGCTGGTGGCTGCCGCCGTCGGGGGGCATCCCCCCGCGCCTGCACTCCCGGCTGATGTCCCTGCGCTCCCTACGCCAGAGGCGATACCGCTCCCTGCCGTTCAACGCGTCCCCGCGCCTGTTCAGCAGAGGGTCTGGGCGATCTCCCGTACGCACCTCCTTTTCGCACTGGCGGGGGCCACTTTCCTTGCAGCGGCGCTTCGGCTCATGGCCCCGGGCAGCCCGCCTGAGGGCGCGCAGCCGATAGAGTCCGGCATCATCGCCGCGGCGAAGGCGATGGGGGACGCAGGGCTGTGGTCAGACTCGGCGGGTGGCCAGCCGACTGGCTTCATCTACCTGGTGGGTACGTGGCTCGCGCTTCTCCCGGACAGCACTGCCGCTGCCCGCGCGCTGTCCGCCGTCGCCGGAATCGCATCTGTCGCTGTCTTCTTCCTGTTCGCCCGGCGTGCATGGGGCCAGGGCGTCGCCGTTGCGGGCGCCTTTCTGATGGCCCTTAGCACATGGCACGTCGCGTTCAGTCGACTGAGCACACCTACAGCGGCCCTGCTGCTGGTGGAGTGCGCCGCCATCTATCTGCTCTCCCGGGCGCTGTCCTACAGGGACGATGACGCCAGGCAACGCAACTTGCTCATTCTGGCGGGTCTCTCCTTTGGCCTGGGCATCTACATTGCCAATACGTTCTTCATCTTCGCAGCCTCAATTGTGGTGTTTTGGCTGCGGGAGCTTCTGGCCGCAGAGGTCCCGCTGGCGGTCGGCTACCGCCGCCTGGCGGCTTTCGCCGTCCCGGCACTGATCGTTGCCCTGCCTTACCTCTCGTTCATGGCCCTAAAGGCTGACATGTACGTCGAAGAGACGCGCTCCGTCCTGGTGACGAGCTCTCCTCTGTACACGGAAAAGGCAGGCCGATCCGAGCAGGTACGCTACGTGCTGGCAAAGACCGGGAACACCGCGAAGGCGCTGGTCTGGGGCGACGTGGAAGAGCGCAGCGTAAGGAACAGGCGGGTGCTGGACCCGCTCACGGGCTTGCTCCTCGTGACGGGTATCTTCGTTGCCGCGGCGAGATGGCGTGACCGGTGGTGCTTCTTCGCGCTGGCGCTTCTGGCTGCGGGCGTGATATCCGGCGGGCTCACCCAGGATGCGGGAACGTACGCGCGCCTGGCAGTAACCATGCCGGCGGTTTTCGCGCTGGCCGGCGTGGCGGCCCAATGGCTCGCATCGTGGTCGGAAGGGCGCCTCACCCGCAACGCCTTGATCGGGACCGCCGTGGCCGCTGGGGCGCTGATCGCCGTCGTCAACATCGTCTTCTACTTCAGCGGGCCGCTCGACCCCGCGCCTGACCTCTGGGCGCAAAGTGCAACTTACTCCGAATCCGGGCGATGGTCCGGTTGACACCCGGCCGGCACCGTAATAAGGTTGCGTTCAAGCTGCGTTCCTGATTGGGCGCAAGCCACACCGCACGGGAACATGGGCGCCACCAGATGTTCTATTCCGAAGTCCCACGACCCGGCCCAGACGAGATGTACTGCACCAGTTGCGGCAACGTCGTCAAGCGGCGCGCGGTCATCTGCGTAAAGTGTGGAGTGGCGGTGCAGCAGGCCCTCGGCGCGCCGAAAGGGTAACTGTCTCTCCCAAATCGCGCGTCGCCGCAGGCATCCTGGGCATACTGCTGGGCTGGATAGGCGTCCATCGCTTCTACCTGGGCAGTATTGGGATCGGTATCTGCCAGATCGTCGTGACGCTGGTAACCTTTGGGCTCGGCGGGCTGTGGGGATTCGTGGAAGGCATAGTCATCCTCGCCGGAGGCGAGTGGAAAGACGGCAAGGACCGGGAGCTCGCCAGGTACACTTAGGGCCTTTGCGGAGCGGGGAGGTCGACCATGGCGATGACCGAGGCGCCGTACCCGGCCCGTGACGAGTTTTACTGCTATAGCTGCGGGTCCATCGTCAAACGGCTGGCGGAGATCTGCATGCGCTGCGGCGTGAGGGTGCGCGGCGTAGTGGGGGAAGGGGTGGATGCTGGGCCGCGGCCTGAGGCGCCACCGGGGCCTCTGTAAGCCGCCCTTGAGCCTCCCACGAATCGGCCGCTCTGGATGGTGGCGTCCCGCTGGTAGCCCTGCTGGGCGGCGTGCTCGGCATGCTCGGGGCATTCTTCAGCGAGATTACCGGAGGAGTCCTCTCCGCGTTCGTGGCAGCGCCTGTGGGCGAAGAGATCTTCAAGCCCCTGGGCGTGTACTTCCTCTTTGGGCTGCGTCCGTGGGCGGTGCGCAACCGCTTTCAAACGGCGGCGCTGGCGGCCCTCGGCGGGCTTAGCTTCGCCCTGGTTG harbors:
- a CDS encoding TM2 domain-containing protein is translated as MHQLRQRRQAARGHLRKVWSGGAAGPRRAERVTVSPKSRVAAGILGILLGWIGVHRFYLGSIGIGICQIVVTLVTFGLGGLWGFVEGIVILAGGEWKDGKDRELARYT
- a CDS encoding lactonase family protein, giving the protein MTQKSGETLVYVGSYKASDGIYAYRFDVQSGRLEQIGHNVETPQPLYIAVHPQRDAIYAVHGAVSGREVKVEGRPDGAVSALSFNRTSGAMTLLNTQPSRGQSPCYVSVDVTGQVALVANYDGGSVTALPIVFDRSLGAPSDFHQHEGSSIDPKRQTKAYAHAIAIDPSGKWAIAADLGIDKLMVYELAEDRGRIPAAPTPWARSKAGSGPRHIAFHPGGRYMYVIHELNSTMVAYEFDNAVGVLTELQSVPTVPAAFTAPNYCADIHIGPSGRFVYGSNRGHDSIVAYAIDQKSGRLSSPSYMTSGGKTPRAFGIDPTGRFLLSANLASDSVTVFRIDVATGKLEPSGQVVSVPSPGCLTVV
- a CDS encoding biotin--[acetyl-CoA-carboxylase] ligase, which encodes MSHSELDIDRLKSSLAGGLIGRRIVYEHTLGSTMDEARRLAEGVAEEGTVVIAEEQTKGRGRFDRTWHSPVGENLIFSVVLRPTQWQLNYVNMAATLAVAQTSTDATGTPASIKWPNDVRIGGRKVCGILIETSIVNADIKYAVVGIGFNVNFDISSIPEIANTATSLYRETGRRWDRTDVLGRLLGYMDGYYAFVRSGKSITSDWSSRMDTLGQDIRVKWGEQVMEGKAVEVDDTGNLVLERHDGSRFTVYAGEVTLRT
- a CDS encoding glycosyltransferase family 39 protein, with the protein product MPAMAQCLTCGSANPVRQRHCNACGALQPGLVAAAVGGHPPAPALPADVPALPTPEAIPLPAVQRVPAPVQQRVWAISRTHLLFALAGATFLAAALRLMAPGSPPEGAQPIESGIIAAAKAMGDAGLWSDSAGGQPTGFIYLVGTWLALLPDSTAAARALSAVAGIASVAVFFLFARRAWGQGVAVAGAFLMALSTWHVAFSRLSTPTAALLLVECAAIYLLSRALSYRDDDARQRNLLILAGLSFGLGIYIANTFFIFAASIVVFWLRELLAAEVPLAVGYRRLAAFAVPALIVALPYLSFMALKADMYVEETRSVLVTSSPLYTEKAGRSEQVRYVLAKTGNTAKALVWGDVEERSVRNRRVLDPLTGLLLVTGIFVAAARWRDRWCFFALALLAAGVISGGLTQDAGTYARLAVTMPAVFALAGVAAQWLASWSEGRLTRNALIGTAVAAGALIAVVNIVFYFSGPLDPAPDLWAQSATYSESGRWSG